From the Spiroplasma alleghenense genome, one window contains:
- a CDS encoding ParA family protein — translation MGKIISVANQKGGVGKTTTSISLACGLAMQGKKVLLIDLDPQFNASTGIGVDIDNSTKSMYNVLIGQETLENIIIKNLKPGVDLAPSSIDLAAADLYLLEQKDNNQNILKKQLENIKDNYDFIIIDCPPSLGLINRNGLSSSDSVLIPIQAEHYAMHGVAQLLRTIKKVKETINPRLTIEGVLVTMFDSRTRLAHDILEEVRKTFDTKVYSSYIPRNIRISESSLEGKSIFEHDPKGPGALAYGDFVREVIEQNGK, via the coding sequence ATGGGAAAGATAATTTCGGTTGCTAACCAAAAAGGTGGAGTGGGTAAAACTACTACATCAATTAGTCTTGCGTGTGGTCTAGCAATGCAGGGCAAAAAGGTCTTATTAATAGATTTAGACCCACAATTTAATGCTTCAACTGGAATAGGGGTTGATATTGATAATTCAACCAAAAGTATGTACAATGTTTTAATTGGCCAAGAAACCTTGGAAAATATTATAATTAAGAATCTTAAGCCGGGAGTGGATCTAGCACCCAGTTCAATAGATTTGGCTGCAGCAGATCTTTACCTTTTAGAGCAAAAGGATAATAATCAAAATATTTTAAAAAAACAATTGGAAAATATTAAAGATAATTATGATTTCATAATTATTGATTGCCCACCAAGTTTGGGTTTAATAAATAGAAACGGTCTTTCAAGTAGTGACTCTGTTTTAATTCCAATTCAAGCCGAACATTATGCCATGCATGGTGTGGCCCAGCTTTTAAGAACAATAAAAAAAGTAAAAGAAACAATAAACCCTAGATTAACAATTGAGGGAGTTTTAGTGACGATGTTCGATTCTCGTACTAGACTGGCACATGATATTTTAGAAGAAGTTAGAAAAACTTTCGATACAAAAGTATATAGTTCATATATTCCAAGAAATATCAGAATCTCAGAGTCTTCCCTAGAAGGTAAATCAATTTTCGAACACGATCCAAAAGGTCCTGGGGCATTAGCCTACGGCGACTTTGTCAGAGAGGTAATAGAACAAAATGGCAAATAA